A single region of the Halobacterium wangiae genome encodes:
- a CDS encoding DUF418 domain-containing protein — protein MTSESGPTPPSERIVGLDALRGFALLGILVINVRLFSMPEVVLLNPTAYGEFTGANYWAWFAGHVLVQQKFMTLFTVLFGGGVVLFTRNAERRGDPALGLQFRRAQWLVVFGLAHAYLLWYGDILVAYGVTALGVVYLRDQTPRTLTLLGVALLLVPSVTEVLWALFGDLSAFADTWRPAQDALRAEVETYRSGWLAQMDHRVPTAFGRQTSGYLSSTVWRVSGTMLFGMALFKWGVLTNDRSTRFYRRLVVVGAASGLAVVLAGVWYVEAADWSASAALFWIQFNYWGSLPLAGAYVGLVMLYARWRPGGVVTRTLAAVGRTAFSNYVLQSVLATTVFYGHGLGLFGRVSRVEALGVVAAIWAVQVVLSVVWLRYFRYGPMEWLWRVLTYGERQPLWKPRPEE, from the coding sequence ATGACCTCCGAGAGCGGACCGACGCCACCGTCGGAGCGCATCGTCGGACTCGACGCGCTCCGCGGGTTCGCACTCCTCGGCATCCTCGTCATCAACGTGCGACTGTTCTCGATGCCGGAGGTGGTGTTGCTCAACCCGACGGCGTACGGGGAGTTCACCGGGGCGAACTACTGGGCCTGGTTCGCCGGCCACGTCCTCGTCCAGCAGAAGTTCATGACGCTGTTCACCGTGCTGTTCGGCGGGGGCGTCGTCCTCTTCACCCGCAACGCCGAGCGGCGCGGCGACCCGGCGCTCGGACTCCAGTTCCGGCGGGCGCAGTGGCTCGTCGTCTTCGGCCTCGCCCACGCCTACCTGCTGTGGTACGGCGACATCCTGGTCGCCTACGGCGTCACCGCACTCGGAGTGGTCTACCTCCGCGACCAGACGCCGCGAACGCTGACCCTGCTCGGTGTCGCCCTGCTCCTGGTTCCCTCCGTCACCGAGGTCCTGTGGGCGCTGTTCGGCGACCTCTCGGCGTTCGCCGACACCTGGCGGCCGGCCCAGGACGCCCTCCGGGCGGAAGTCGAGACGTACCGGAGCGGCTGGCTCGCCCAGATGGACCACCGCGTCCCGACGGCGTTCGGCCGGCAGACGTCGGGCTACCTCTCGTCCACCGTCTGGCGCGTGAGTGGGACGATGCTGTTCGGGATGGCGCTGTTCAAGTGGGGCGTGCTGACCAACGACCGGTCGACCCGGTTCTACCGCCGTCTCGTCGTCGTCGGCGCGGCCAGCGGCCTCGCGGTCGTGCTCGCCGGCGTCTGGTACGTCGAGGCGGCCGACTGGTCGGCGTCGGCGGCGCTGTTCTGGATCCAGTTCAACTACTGGGGGAGTCTCCCGCTGGCGGGCGCGTACGTCGGCCTCGTCATGCTGTACGCCCGGTGGCGGCCCGGGGGCGTCGTGACGCGGACGCTCGCTGCGGTCGGTCGGACCGCCTTCAGCAACTACGTCCTCCAGTCGGTGCTCGCCACGACCGTCTTCTACGGCCACGGCCTCGGGCTGTTCGGCCGGGTGAGCCGCGTCGAGGCGCTCGGCGTCGTCGCGGCCATCTGGGCGGTCCAGGTCGTGCTGTCGGTCGTCTGGCTCCGGTACTTCCGGTACGGCCCGATGGAGTGGCTCTGGCGCGTGCTCACCTACGGCGAACGCCAGCCGCTCTGGAAGCCCCGACCGGAGGAGTGA
- a CDS encoding tyrosine--tRNA ligase, protein MDTYELVTRNAAEVVTEEEVEELADDPAGKRAYVGYEPSGVLHLGHLLTANKLIDLQEAGIEVVVLLADVHAFLNDKGTFEEIRETAEQMKAQFLAYGLDEDQTEFVLGSDYQLDEEYELDLHALQVETSLKRAQRAMAEIQGGETAKVSHVVYPLMQALDIEYLDVDLAIGGLDQRKVHMLAREELPSLGYEKRPALHTPIIGDLTSGEGKMSSSAGVTISMEDSTEDLEEKVNSAFCPPERDPEGDLVNPVLELFQYHVFPRFETVVVDRPDEYGGDLTYDDYEALADDLESGELHPADAKGALATYLDELIEPGRERLRELRGESA, encoded by the coding sequence ATGGACACCTACGAACTCGTCACTCGGAACGCGGCGGAAGTCGTGACCGAGGAGGAGGTCGAGGAACTGGCCGACGACCCCGCAGGGAAGCGGGCGTACGTCGGCTACGAGCCCTCCGGCGTCCTCCACCTCGGCCACCTGCTCACCGCGAACAAGCTCATCGACCTGCAGGAGGCCGGCATCGAGGTCGTCGTCTTGCTCGCGGACGTCCACGCCTTCCTCAACGACAAGGGGACCTTCGAGGAGATCCGCGAGACGGCCGAGCAGATGAAGGCCCAGTTCCTCGCGTACGGCCTCGACGAGGACCAGACCGAGTTCGTCCTCGGCAGCGACTACCAGCTCGACGAGGAGTACGAACTCGACCTGCACGCCCTCCAGGTGGAGACGTCGCTGAAGCGCGCCCAGCGCGCGATGGCGGAGATCCAGGGCGGCGAGACGGCGAAGGTGAGCCACGTCGTCTACCCGCTGATGCAGGCGCTGGACATTGAGTACCTCGACGTCGACCTCGCGATCGGCGGCCTCGACCAGCGGAAGGTCCACATGCTCGCCCGCGAGGAGCTCCCGAGTCTGGGCTACGAGAAGCGGCCCGCGCTCCACACGCCGATCATCGGCGACCTCACGTCGGGCGAGGGGAAGATGAGCTCCAGCGCGGGCGTCACCATCTCGATGGAGGACTCCACCGAGGACCTCGAGGAGAAGGTGAACTCGGCGTTCTGCCCGCCCGAGCGCGACCCGGAGGGCGACCTCGTCAACCCCGTGCTGGAACTGTTCCAGTACCACGTCTTCCCGCGGTTCGAGACGGTGGTCGTCGACCGCCCCGACGAGTACGGCGGCGACCTCACGTACGACGACTACGAGGCGCTCGCCGACGACCTCGAATCGGGCGAACTCCACCCCGCGGACGCGAAGGGTGCGCTCGCGACGTACCTCGACGAACTCATCGAACCGGGCCGCGAACGCCTCCGCGAACTCCGCGGCGAGTCGGCGTAG
- a CDS encoding ArsR/SmtB family transcription factor, which translates to MTEPDFEATADAFGMLADPVRVEILATLWQLESATVPYSELRDAVGLRDSGRFNYHLTKLTDHFVEKADDGYRLRPSGMVVLNAIYAGSYVDAPVRGGLDVGGECPTCGSALVGEYDAGMFRVSCGDCEDQLFMLSFPPRGVTRRDDDELLDAVSIYTRAHTRRSNSGLCPFCGGAMAMSLVLDADSDLPLSTLVYSDCANCGTENRSSVGFSVLEHPAVAGFLHEQGVAPDAPPWGFDWCLSDDAVTVASRDPPRVHLDVAVDGSEETLRVTVGDDGRVAETECVETV; encoded by the coding sequence ATGACCGAACCGGACTTCGAGGCGACCGCGGACGCCTTCGGCATGCTCGCCGACCCCGTCCGCGTCGAGATACTGGCGACGCTCTGGCAACTGGAGTCCGCTACGGTGCCGTACTCCGAACTCCGGGACGCCGTCGGCCTGCGCGACTCGGGCCGGTTCAACTACCACCTCACGAAGCTCACCGACCACTTCGTCGAGAAGGCCGACGACGGCTACCGCCTCCGACCGTCGGGGATGGTCGTGCTGAACGCCATCTACGCCGGGTCGTACGTCGACGCACCGGTCCGCGGTGGTCTGGACGTCGGGGGAGAGTGCCCGACCTGCGGGAGCGCGCTCGTCGGCGAGTACGACGCCGGGATGTTCCGGGTGTCCTGCGGGGACTGCGAGGACCAGCTGTTCATGCTGTCGTTCCCGCCGCGCGGAGTCACGCGGCGGGACGACGACGAGCTCCTGGATGCCGTCTCCATCTACACGCGAGCCCACACCCGTCGCTCCAACAGCGGGCTCTGTCCGTTCTGTGGCGGAGCGATGGCGATGTCCCTGGTCCTCGACGCGGACAGCGACCTGCCGCTGTCGACGCTGGTCTACTCGGACTGCGCGAACTGCGGCACGGAGAACCGGTCGAGCGTCGGGTTCTCCGTCCTCGAACACCCCGCAGTCGCGGGGTTCCTCCACGAGCAGGGCGTCGCGCCCGACGCACCGCCCTGGGGGTTCGACTGGTGTCTCAGCGACGACGCCGTGACCGTGGCGTCGCGCGACCCGCCGCGCGTCCACCTGGACGTCGCCGTCGACGGTAGTGAGGAGACGCTCCGTGTGACCGTCGGCGACGACGGGCGCGTCGCCGAAACCGAGTGCGTCGAGACCGTGTGA
- a CDS encoding NUDIX domain-containing protein, protein MTGNHDTDGTDSPTDPDTLADRDGVDFRENTHEVDAAEFESATELDSHVVVGVTDDRGVLLANDGHHGWTLPAFAVDDGADWLAVASREFEVLTGTPVTVDGVERVRRREYRVPDTDDRTVVWNVVVRASPADTATLLADPESREDGTELQWFDGTPDDAPEAVADDVECVLDPNSSANERPTDGQP, encoded by the coding sequence ATGACAGGCAACCACGACACCGACGGTACCGACTCCCCGACCGACCCCGATACGCTCGCCGACCGCGACGGCGTCGACTTCCGCGAGAACACACACGAGGTCGACGCCGCGGAGTTCGAGTCCGCGACGGAACTCGACAGCCACGTCGTCGTCGGCGTCACCGACGACCGCGGCGTCCTCCTGGCGAACGACGGTCACCACGGCTGGACGCTACCGGCGTTCGCCGTGGACGACGGCGCGGACTGGCTCGCGGTCGCGAGCCGCGAGTTCGAGGTGCTGACCGGCACGCCCGTCACCGTCGACGGCGTCGAACGCGTCCGGCGTCGGGAGTACCGCGTCCCGGACACCGACGACCGGACCGTCGTCTGGAACGTCGTCGTCCGCGCCTCCCCCGCCGACACCGCGACCCTCCTCGCCGACCCCGAGAGCCGAGAGGACGGTACCGAACTCCAGTGGTTCGACGGTACGCCCGACGACGCACCGGAAGCGGTCGCCGACGACGTCGAGTGCGTCCTCGACCCGAACAGCTCTGCGAACGAACGACCGACGGACGGCCAGCCATGA
- a CDS encoding DUF7470 family protein, translating to MLDKIGLSGVFGILLVLAGVGVVAWTAPVVAVGLVLVLVGFALVVRSAAKSVMGMFGF from the coding sequence ATGCTCGACAAGATCGGACTCTCCGGTGTCTTCGGTATCCTGCTCGTGCTCGCTGGCGTCGGCGTCGTCGCCTGGACCGCCCCCGTCGTCGCCGTCGGTCTCGTCCTCGTCCTCGTCGGCTTCGCGCTCGTCGTCCGCAGCGCCGCGAAGTCCGTGATGGGGATGTTCGGGTTCTAA
- the eif1A gene encoding translation initiation factor eIF-1A: MSDDSGRKNLRMPEEGEVFAEVTDMLGANRVQVRCADGTERTARIPGRMQKRIWIREGDVVLVEPWDWQDEKADVAWRYEKAEADQLREEGHIE; the protein is encoded by the coding sequence ATGAGCGACGACAGTGGACGCAAGAATCTGCGAATGCCCGAGGAGGGCGAGGTGTTCGCAGAGGTCACCGACATGCTCGGTGCGAACCGCGTACAGGTTCGATGCGCCGACGGGACAGAGCGGACCGCCCGCATTCCCGGCCGGATGCAGAAACGCATCTGGATACGAGAGGGCGACGTGGTGCTCGTGGAGCCGTGGGACTGGCAGGACGAGAAGGCGGACGTGGCGTGGCGCTACGAGAAGGCAGAGGCCGACCAGCTCCGGGAGGAAGGGCACATCGAATGA